A region from the candidate division WOR-3 bacterium genome encodes:
- a CDS encoding DegT/DnrJ/EryC1/StrS family aminotransferase, translating to MKQIPMLDLRLEYEYMKNEIDTAIANCLKHQQWILGPEVKELETKISQYLEVKHCIGVSSGTEALVLSLRALAIKLRGQEYFNPKDEIITTPFTFTATGDAILRARAKPVFIDVDKETYNLDTTKVRKYIEKHNKVIGIIPVHLYGQPCNMDEIMAIAQKFNLFVIEDVAQAFGSMWHNKKLGSIGTTGAFSFFPSKNLGSYGDAGMVATNDDELAELIRMLTKHGGKDKYNVDHIGYNARLDTLQAAILLAKFQYIDEFNQRRRKIAQFYNAELKRIKEIRLPQELTEAYHVYHQYTVRILNGKRDELQQFLKDKGIATMVYYPVPLHQMKVFDGKMKAVGKLKNAEKLCNEVLSLPVEPLLTEQDLKIVVDTIKEFFQ from the coding sequence ATGAAACAAATTCCAATGCTGGATTTAAGATTAGAATACGAGTATATGAAAAATGAAATTGACACGGCAATTGCAAATTGTCTAAAACATCAGCAATGGATTTTAGGACCAGAAGTAAAAGAACTTGAGACGAAAATCAGTCAATATCTTGAAGTCAAACATTGTATTGGTGTCTCTTCGGGCACTGAGGCTTTAGTCCTTTCCTTAAGGGCGTTAGCCATAAAACTCCGCGGACAAGAATATTTTAATCCCAAAGATGAAATTATCACGACACCTTTTACTTTTACCGCCACTGGTGATGCGATTCTTCGGGCAAGGGCAAAGCCAGTTTTTATTGATGTCGATAAAGAGACCTATAATCTTGATACGACAAAAGTCAGAAAATATATCGAAAAACATAATAAAGTCATTGGCATCATACCAGTCCATCTTTATGGCCAACCTTGCAATATGGATGAAATTATGGCAATTGCCCAAAAATTCAATCTTTTTGTGATTGAAGATGTTGCTCAGGCATTTGGCAGTATGTGGCATAATAAAAAACTGGGTTCTATCGGCACTACTGGTGCGTTTAGTTTCTTTCCTTCAAAAAATCTTGGAAGTTACGGCGATGCCGGGATGGTAGCAACTAATGACGACGAACTGGCAGAACTGATTCGGATGTTGACGAAACATGGTGGTAAAGATAAGTATAATGTTGACCATATTGGCTACAATGCTCGACTGGATACATTACAGGCCGCAATTCTCTTGGCAAAATTCCAATACATTGATGAATTTAATCAACGCCGAAGAAAAATCGCTCAATTTTATAATGCAGAATTAAAACGAATTAAAGAGATAAGACTACCTCAAGAATTAACGGAAGCATACCATGTTTACCATCAATATACGGTCAGAATTTTAAATGGGAAAAGAGACGAACTCCAGCAATTCCTTAAAGATAAAGGGATCGCGACAATGGTCTATTATCCCGTGCCATTACATCAAATGAAAGTATTTGACGGCAAAATGAAGGCTGTGGGAAAACTTAAAAATGCAGAGAAATTATGCAATGAAGTTTTAAGTCTGCCGGTTGAACCACTACTTACAGAACAAGATTTGAAAATCGTCGTTGATACCATCAAAGAATTCTTTCAATAA
- a CDS encoding NAD-dependent epimerase/dehydratase family protein has product MKPLNEMTVLVTGGAGFVGSNLVDALVARKVKTIVLDDLFTGKIENLPKSDLVEFVEGSVCDEALVKKLVKEVDLIFHLAARNIIVSTKNPREDFAVNIGGTLNILLAAKEKGIKVVYTSSTSIYGNPRYLPINEDDAINPFTPYATSKLAGENYCFSFYETYGLPTAVVRYSNIYGVKQRPDNPYCGVVAKFFDAVIKDQPPSIHGDGEQTRDFTYVDDAVEATILAASEKADGQIYNVGTGIETSINTLAQKIIKLFGKNITPTYIDRRDIDNIRRRVVNIEKIRKELRWIPKFSLDDGLKKTKEWILSKKSG; this is encoded by the coding sequence ATGAAACCATTAAATGAAATGACGGTTTTAGTAACCGGTGGTGCTGGCTTTGTTGGCTCAAATTTAGTCGATGCGCTTGTTGCTCGTAAGGTCAAAACGATTGTGCTCGATGACCTTTTTACCGGTAAAATCGAAAATTTACCTAAATCCGATTTGGTCGAATTTGTTGAAGGTAGTGTCTGTGATGAAGCATTAGTTAAAAAATTAGTTAAGGAAGTCGATCTAATATTCCATCTAGCCGCAAGAAATATCATTGTCTCAACGAAAAATCCTCGAGAAGATTTTGCAGTTAATATTGGAGGCACATTAAATATCTTATTAGCAGCCAAAGAAAAGGGTATAAAAGTTGTTTACACATCCTCAACTTCAATTTATGGCAATCCCCGCTATCTGCCCATTAATGAAGATGATGCGATTAATCCATTTACACCGTATGCCACCAGCAAATTAGCCGGAGAAAATTACTGTTTTTCCTTTTACGAAACTTATGGTCTACCAACTGCCGTAGTAAGATATTCTAATATTTATGGTGTAAAACAACGACCGGATAATCCTTATTGTGGAGTCGTGGCTAAGTTCTTTGATGCAGTAATTAAAGACCAGCCACCAAGTATTCATGGTGACGGCGAGCAGACCAGAGATTTTACTTATGTTGACGATGCAGTTGAAGCCACCATTTTGGCCGCAAGTGAAAAAGCCGACGGACAAATTTATAATGTCGGCACAGGCATTGAAACTTCAATTAACACCTTGGCGCAAAAAATCATTAAACTCTTTGGCAAAAACATAACTCCAACTTATATTGACCGCCGAGACATTGATAATATCCGACGCCGGGTCGTAAATATTGAAAAAATTCGTAAAGAATTAAGATGGATTCCCAAATTCTCTTTAGATGACGGCTTAAAGAAAACGAAAGAATGGATCTTGTCCAAAAAATCTGGCTAA